The Quercus lobata isolate SW786 chromosome 4, ValleyOak3.0 Primary Assembly, whole genome shotgun sequence genome segment TTGAAATCCGGGTTTTGACTTGGGTATTCACTAGGCTTTTGGGGTTTCTCAGATTCTGAGGATGGTTCAGAGGTTGAATAAAATCTGGGTTTTCCTCCATGAAACCAATCAAGCTTGAAACTTTGAGGGTTTTTAACAGGGTTTAGGGGTTTCCCAGTGTGTATCAATGAATCATAGGCTGAAATATTTCTGGGTTTTTCATTTGGTGACCAATAAAGATCAGGGTTTTTGAAATTGGTAGCAGAGCTTGACCATGATCCAATGGAACCAAGattggaactttgggggtttgGCTGTATTGGGGATTGAAATTCAATAAGATTGAAGCTTGGGTTGGAAAGTGTTTTGGCAGAGATGAGGGAAGTCGTGGATGATGAGAATAAATGAGGTGTTTTTAGAAGCCTAGAGCTAAACCTGCGTGAAATCATGGCGGCcatttgtgtgtgagagagggACAAGGGACAAGGTTTTTGTAAGGAGACACAAGGTTTGGCCAACTACCATGTTTTAGCGCAACGACTTGTAGCACTTGTTGAAAGAGTTCTCTTAAAACTTTGGTATGTCGGTTTGACTTTGGTTGTATTCAttccatcttttctttttttggatatgaATCTTTTGTTACAGACCCTAGTATACAGGGGTTATTATTGGGTGCGGTGAGTGAGACTCACTTCTATTCTCACTCACCTCTGCATGAGAGGAAGGGTTGGACTTAGGTTCTAGTGTCTGGTATTATTGAACTTGTTgagatgatgacatgtgtcaaCTTTTAGATACATGTCTAAAAatgaacatatgtcattatcTGACCGGATCCAATGCACTAGACCTAAACCAAGTCCTGAGAAGAATAGAAGAGGAAGACACGTGTCACCATCTGGGACTGAAATAAGAGCTATGACTCACTGATGTTCTTCCTTGCAGGCTTGAACCTAGGAGATAAGATGCTAGAATGATCATTTtgcaaatataaaaaaagtcaCTCTAATAGCTCCTACCCTTTTCGAGTATCAAAAAACTACtctcattttttacttttgccCCTTGTAAAAGGATCAAAATCTAACTAATCTACAATATTACTTTATAAATTAAGTCCTATGGTTCTTTGTGTGAAACttattttatattagttttgtATTGTAGATCACATTTCTTTTAATTGTCTATAtatgaaaaaactaaaaaattaaaaaaataaagttttaaaataaaattggcaaactaaattatataagaaCAATATTATAATTCCAAATGTGATTACATATGTTTCTacataggggaaaaaaaaaaaaaaaatcttacctAAGATTAACAAAACGTAAATGCCAAAATTTACTAATGCCGCATCCAAAAAGTGACAAaagatatttatttaaattaaaaattatgtataccaaaaaaagaattataatatggattttttttttttgagaaacattatATAGAAAGtgaaatatatattctttaattttttttaatataagaatatttttatttaaacttatTGTCCTAAACCTCAAATTGTAATGAGCGGACCTTGCCTTgatcttttctttaattttcccCCCCTCTTTGCTCCAATCCTCAAACTTATTACAAAACAGTTGAAATGATTTTCCCCCCTTTTATATACGGTTGACATGTTCTTTGATAAGAATGAAAATAATGTTAGTGATGGGTTGATATTGCTCCAATCACAATTTACCATGTTAAAATGTGGTGAACAAGATggtgaaaaatgttgtgttgCTCATTATACAACAAGTTCCTAAAAGAAAATTCACTATTAACTTAAAAATCGAACATTTaccaaagaaaatatataaacatcTTAAAATTGCGTTTAGATGCTTGAatttagatttgaatttgaattttaaagtgATGGGTTTGAAATGTCTTAATTCTAAAtccataaatatttaaatatgtcATATggatttctaaaattttatgagATAAGAATTTATGATATGTCAAATTCAAATCCTTAACCTTTTGCAAATTATCCAAAcaaggtatttggattttaatcaACCAAACCCTGCCATCCAAAAACACCATAAAGATACACATATATGagccaaacaaagaaaatcaatgGGAAATCTTAACCTTAATACATTACTTGAATAATATAAAGATAATAATTCATCATTACAAAATTCATAGTGCTAACAGTACAACATCTcttcgaaagaaaaaaaaaaaaatcagcacaacatattgaaattctgTTATAGCAAGATTAATGCATGCAAACACTAACAACATAACAAAGAAAACACCCTACAGCCACAATAGAAGCTGAGAAAGCAAAGGCTGATCCATCATCCATGGCTGGCGATGGAGCAATCTCCTCCTCATAAGCACAAGCTCTCATCAACTGTGAGCAAACAATTGCACTGAGCCAAATGGCTGTAACCAAGGAAACCATCATGAAGGCCAATAAGCAATAATGGCAGTGACACAAAACTTAATTAGcaattgagatatatatatatatatatatatatatgtgggtgaAACTTTTGGACTTAGTAATAATTTATAGTGTGATTTGctaaaagaaagaggaaaaagattTATTAAAAGGGTTAAAAAGTAAGGAGAATGCATGGTTGACATGTGTTGTGAGGATTAGTGCATGTAGCTTCAGGTTGTCATTCATTTAGATAGTCTCATATGCCACGTTGTGTCTCATAGACTCATACTACATTTGTGATTTGTGTAGAGAATATTAGAATGTGTTTAAAAGATTCCTTATGCCCTAAATATCATGATGACCAATAGGCCAATGCTGCAACTAGAAAAGCATTAAGTTGGTGAGAAGATAGGGtttcaattagctcaattgCCTAGAAATAGAATTCGAgttttgcttatatatatataaaaaaaaatcgattAACATCTTAAAGCCTTTTAAAATGGAAGTATAACATCTATTATTGCATAACATTTCGATTCACTTTGGTTTATTTCAGTCCACTTCGATCCATTTTGTTCACTTTAGTCCATTTTCgtccactttggtccaattcggtTTAGTTGGTTCACTTTGATCCATTTATATAATATTCGGTCCCTTTTGGTCCTATTTGGTCTAATTCGTTCTAATTTAGTGCAAATAGTCCCACCTCAGTCCACTTTGAAGTATTCGGTCCATTTAAATCTAATTCGGTCTATTAAGTCCCATTCGaagaatgagaaatttaaaacttaaaaattttatttttattttttttagaagaaaaagttttagttgtacaaaaaaagaaaaaaattcataataataatatttagaagaatatggaccacttcaaaaagaataatatcaataaaaagcactaaaaataataaaattatataatatatatttgtaaaaatagagagatagaaattacttttaaaaattgtttaatttttaggaagaaaaaattatttacaataaaatttagagaataaattatacattatactacatctcaaaataattatatatatatatatatatttttttttttttcatgcatagctacaactagttttttttgggagaaaaccGCCCCAACTATGGGAGTATTATTAAATCTTATTCAAATCAAAGTTGTAAATAGCAGAAACGTCTAGAGGAACAGTCTCCATCCAGACTACAAATGGGTCAGACTCCAAGGCTCTTCTAGCTAGCATATGACTATACGAGCAACACAATTTCCTAATTGACGAACAGGACAGAAAAGAATATCCTGGAAACCAGCAGCAACAGTTTTGATATCTTGGATAATGTGACCATAAGAGGAGCTGCAACTAtttagtataaaaaggaaacaaTGAGAGATCATTCTACCTTATACTTAGTCCTATTATGGCTCTAATTAAATTTCCTCCCATTTATGCCAACGTACATAACAATATGGTAAGTAAATCTGTCAATTCTTTTGCCTTCTCATCTTTTTCTTGTAGGCCAAAATAATACGGCAGAGAGGCAGAGCtgatttttagttatatgaCCAAATAAAACTAGAAAACAAACAGATCTTTCTGGAACTTGAAGCGATTCTCtatatagtaatattaattGGAGAACAAGAATCAAGGGATTTGATATAAATGGGATGTTGcctaatgaatatatatattttatacaagataaaatttctactctagcctaatctaagtgtatatgtatgtgaaactctctcctagagacttaaaccccggcccttgcccctcataccccacaagcacttatacttataaaGTGACCATCGTACCAAGGGTATGCCAGATACATTtgtatataattaatttaaagttGAATTTTGATTTCCGATTTCCATACTAGCATTCCTTTCATCATGGGATATGATTATTCAGTCCACAATATCAAAGATTTTGAGCTATAAAATTCTTTCTATAGACTTACAGAACAGTTGCACTAGTGATTGGAATTTGAAAGAATATTATTGTCAAATTctcaaaaatttcattaaaaaaaacttatttactatttagctaACTTGAAATCACAATTGCCATCTCTCTTTCAAGTTGAGTCTAAATTGGAATATTGAGAAGAATTTGCTTAACCAATATACAAACCATAGGCACATCTAAAATCATCAAACACGATTGGTTCCAAAAAAGAATACCATGCACAACCCAAATATATAATCCAAATAACGTGCACGAAATGCTCTTCTTTTCTAATAAATCAGATCATTCACATAAGgcataaaataaattagaattagaaATCCAAGAATAAAGAAATACAAATATAAGAAAACTCAAGAACACCCAAAAAAGATGTAATCTTTATTCCTTCACTTAAGCTCTATACCTTAACTTGCTTTAATTAAACATCTAGTACAAGTAATAGGCAACAAGTGACACAAGAGAAGCACCAACAAAAGAACCAACAACTGGGAAAGTAGCTGAGGCACCACTGCTTGGTCCTGGTGCTGGAGCTGGAGCTGGAGTTGGGGagtaatgatgatgatgatggtgatgatggcCTTCATGAGCCAACACTGCACTCATTGAGGcaacaaagaaaagaacagCACAAAGGATCTTCACCATTTCCATTGAGGCAAGAGTGAAAGGCAAAAATCTTGCAAATAAATGTAAGGATTATATCACCAACAATTCACCTTTGGTATTTGGGGGCTGTTGAATGAGGGTTGGGATTGAGGGGAATTTTATAGGAGAtaactgagatttttttttggaaggaaaaaaggAGCTGATTTTAAGTTtccttttttaaacattttatttggTAGGCTTATGATTACttgattttgtttggtaagAGGGTCAAGGATATAAAAGATatttaaattaatgatttttgaggtttttaaaaatttttttgagaagaaaaataggTAATTTTGAGGTTTTAAACTTGATTTCTGGTAAATTttgtacaagaaaaaaaaaattggtgggtGTGCGGTATGCCTTTAATTATCTTCAGTGGTATCTCAGTAATAAATGTACAACATTCCTCATATTTACATTTGGGATTTGTGGATGTGAATTTCATCTCATATGTATCTGTTTGGGTCGTTCATGAATGTGAATTCCTTTGATATACAAGACAATTGTTATATAAGTAAAAGCCAATTAGTGTTTtagtttaatgataaaaaataattattaaaatcagaaattatatattaaaactcttaaaaaaaaaaagaaaaaaaaaagacggtTATCACATAATTTGTATAAGATAATTATACCTTGTAGGTGTTGATTAAGCTATTTATGAGAACTTCTACGGATGGCAAAAATGCCTTTATTTCATTAGACTCACTTTGTTTCACGtgggttattttattttattaatttggtGGGGACATGTTTTTCTCTTCCAATAAGCTATGAAGAGAATTCCGTTTAAAATTACgcttttattctaaaaaattacaactaaaaGATGCCAGGAGTACTTTAGATATCCTATTTGTCTCTTtacattgttttttcttttcgtGTGGAAAATTATACTTTAAAGTTTGAACCTctaatttagaaataaaataaattaaatcccgtaattttaaaagtaacatttaaaattttttttttaaaattaacaaattagttactctttttttttttttaattattattattttttaaaattttattgcttaCAACAAGGGAGGAGGGAACCCAAGCTTTTCTATGATAACACTAAATCAAAAGTCTCTTGGTCACTAACACAGTTACTTGGATAGTTGATTTTGTACTGAAGTTTCTTTTTCCAGTTGTTAAATTCATTCGTAATGGTTGTTCCAACTTCCAAGATCAcaacttaagaaaataataaaaatagtctTTATGTGATTATTGGGGCATTTCCCTGGGAAGTGTCATATGTTTTGTGTTCTTGCACTTTTAAAAGGCTGAATAGAATGGAGTGTTTTGCAGCCTATTAGCATGGGTCATCAAATTTTTCCCCAGACCAAATGCTTGCTCTCAAATTTTTCCCCAGACCAAATGCTTGCTCTGAGGCTTAGTCTTTGTCTACTCTATGCTAGCCAGCCACTTATCCAACAAAGAGGATAACAAACAGGTTTAGAAGTCGGATAAATGCTGTGCATACACATGTGAGTAAAATCTCACATTAAATATCTGATAATGACAAGtgtgagtagttaatataatataaaaaaagttaatggatgTTTTAAGGAcattgatttataaattttatgggaaaa includes the following:
- the LOC115986956 gene encoding uncharacterized protein LOC115986956, which encodes MAAMISRRFSSRLLKTPHLFSSSTTSLISAKTLSNPSFNLIEFQSPIQPNPQSSNLGSIGSWSSSATNFKNPDLYWSPNEKPRNISAYDSLIHTGKPLNPVKNPQSFKLDWFHGGKPRFYSTSEPSSESEKPQKPSEYPSQNPDFKHQEIEGPTVERDQSALANETREVLEGTMKTIYSLSKAVAFLGLVQLGLGAWIAYITKSSPIPEVSMMSAVAFGFPFSLAFMLRQSLKPMYFFKKMEELGRLQILTLTLQVAKNLNTLFVRVRGISFICIAGLSVGLLFTLLSR
- the LOC115984365 gene encoding arabinogalactan protein 23-like, whose translation is MEMVKILCAVLFFVASMSAVLAHEGHHHHHHHHYSPTPAPAPAPGPSSGASATFPVVGSFVGASLVSLVAYYLY